From the genome of Ralstonia pickettii, one region includes:
- a CDS encoding BRO-N domain-containing protein produces the protein MQNNAVLTFEDVDFDVVDIRNTPWLRGPQIGDALGYEKGRISIHKVYETNAEEFTDDMTQIVDLDTAGGRQQVRIFSPRGCYLLGMLARTERAKAFRRWVLDVLEGRLVPQETGRMTVPQRLAALRYRGTLAKELANARTASLAVELYANLQHVSRLLGMQTQPIGVLAPIARQNSLQGIA, from the coding sequence ATGCAAAACAACGCTGTCTTGACCTTTGAAGACGTCGACTTCGATGTGGTCGATATCCGCAATACGCCGTGGCTAAGGGGTCCCCAGATCGGGGACGCCTTGGGCTACGAAAAAGGCCGCATCTCCATTCATAAGGTGTACGAAACGAACGCCGAGGAGTTCACCGACGACATGACCCAAATCGTCGACCTCGACACCGCCGGCGGCCGCCAGCAAGTGCGCATCTTCAGCCCGCGCGGCTGCTACCTGCTCGGCATGCTGGCGCGCACCGAGCGCGCCAAGGCGTTCCGCCGCTGGGTGCTCGACGTGCTGGAAGGCCGCCTTGTGCCACAAGAGACCGGCCGCATGACCGTACCGCAGCGGCTGGCAGCGCTGCGCTATCGCGGCACTTTGGCCAAGGAGCTTGCCAACGCCCGCACCGCTTCGCTCGCGGTCGAGCTGTACGCCAACCTGCAGCACGTCTCCCGCCTGCTGGGCATGCAAACGCAGCCCATCGGCGTACTCGCGCCGATCGCGCGCCAGAACAGCCTGCAGGGCATTGCTTGA
- a CDS encoding methyl-accepting chemotaxis protein has translation MTIKAKLTMGFGVLAAIVVVVSGMSLRALSESTEGFSSYVHGISARADVANDVRTAVDRRAIAARNLVLVVTQKDLDLEKAEVLRAHDDVKSKLKQLNDLLAGAKDVTDRARTLVEDINRVEAQYGPVATDIVGLALAGKRDEAVQKMDNECRPLLAALIKTTDAYATYTHERQEQLVQAYEAQYVSQRNLLTGLSIGAVLLAVIAGMVITRSITQPIRTAVDVARTVARGDLSSRIDVRGKDETSHLLSALRDMNGRLTEIVDKVRDSSSSVAGAAKQIAAGNADLSQRTEAQASSLQETAASMEELTSTVKQNAENAQHATALASTASEVALKGSTVVSQVVSTMQDISDRSSKIADITGIIEGIAFQTNILALNAAVEAARAGEQGRGFAVVASEVRSLAQRSSTAAKEIKELIASSVERIHDGSTLAGEAGETMTEVTQAVARVTHIMEEIAAASVEQKRGIEQVNQAISQMDEVTQRNAALVEEAAAASQSLQDQGQELNATMSFFRVDPHAVHA, from the coding sequence ATGACCATCAAGGCCAAGCTCACCATGGGCTTTGGCGTACTGGCAGCCATTGTTGTCGTGGTATCGGGCATGTCGTTGCGGGCGCTGTCCGAGTCGACCGAAGGATTCTCGAGCTACGTGCACGGCATCAGCGCCCGCGCAGACGTCGCCAACGACGTGCGCACGGCGGTCGATCGCCGCGCGATTGCCGCGCGCAACCTGGTTCTCGTGGTAACGCAAAAAGACCTGGATCTGGAAAAGGCAGAAGTCCTGCGCGCGCACGACGATGTGAAGAGCAAGCTCAAGCAGCTCAACGACCTGTTGGCGGGCGCCAAGGACGTCACCGACCGCGCCCGTACGCTGGTGGAAGACATCAACCGCGTGGAAGCGCAGTACGGCCCGGTGGCAACCGACATTGTCGGGCTGGCGCTGGCGGGCAAACGCGACGAGGCCGTCCAGAAGATGGACAACGAATGCCGCCCGCTGCTGGCTGCGCTCATCAAGACCACCGACGCGTATGCCACCTACACGCACGAACGTCAGGAGCAGCTCGTGCAGGCGTATGAGGCGCAGTACGTCTCGCAGCGCAATCTGCTGACCGGCCTGTCGATCGGCGCGGTGCTGCTGGCGGTGATTGCCGGCATGGTCATCACGCGTTCGATCACGCAGCCGATCCGCACGGCAGTGGATGTCGCCCGAACGGTTGCACGTGGCGACCTGAGCAGCCGCATCGACGTGCGCGGCAAGGACGAGACGAGTCACCTGCTCTCCGCCCTGCGCGACATGAACGGCCGCCTGACCGAGATCGTCGACAAGGTGCGCGACAGCAGCAGCAGCGTCGCGGGCGCCGCCAAACAGATTGCCGCCGGCAATGCCGACCTGAGCCAGCGCACGGAAGCGCAGGCATCTTCGCTGCAGGAGACCGCGGCCAGCATGGAAGAGCTGACGTCCACCGTGAAGCAGAACGCGGAAAACGCCCAGCACGCCACCGCGCTCGCCTCTACTGCCTCGGAAGTGGCGCTCAAGGGCAGCACGGTCGTCAGCCAGGTCGTGTCGACCATGCAGGACATCAGCGACCGCTCGAGCAAGATTGCCGACATCACCGGCATCATCGAAGGCATCGCGTTCCAGACCAACATCCTCGCGTTGAACGCCGCCGTTGAAGCCGCACGCGCGGGCGAGCAGGGCCGCGGCTTTGCGGTGGTGGCCAGCGAGGTGCGCAGCCTGGCGCAGCGTTCGTCAACGGCGGCCAAGGAGATCAAGGAACTGATCGCCTCGTCGGTGGAGCGCATCCATGACGGCTCCACGCTGGCGGGCGAGGCCGGAGAAACGATGACGGAGGTCACGCAAGCTGTGGCCCGCGTCACGCACATCATGGAAGAGATTGCCGCCGCATCGGTGGAGCAGAAGCGCGGCATCGAGCAGGTCAACCAGGCGATCTCGCAAATGGATGAAGTCACGCAGCGCAATGCGGCGCTGGTGGAAGAAGCCGCCGCCGCATCGCAATCGCTGCAGGACCAAGGGCAGGAGTTGAACGCCACAATGTCGTTCTTCCGCGTCGATCCGCACGCCGTACACGCCTGA
- a CDS encoding helix-turn-helix transcriptional regulator, whose translation MKALNIHQVADKVSLGKSTIYRLIAKGEFPKPFSLGGNRRAWLEEDINKWLAARAGRPSPQVSSTAAAAHI comes from the coding sequence ATGAAAGCCCTGAACATCCACCAAGTCGCCGACAAAGTCTCGCTCGGCAAGTCCACTATCTACCGCCTGATCGCCAAGGGCGAGTTTCCGAAGCCCTTCTCGCTGGGCGGGAACCGCCGCGCATGGCTGGAGGAGGACATCAACAAATGGCTTGCAGCCCGGGCCGGCAGGCCATCGCCGCAAGTCAGCTCAACCGCTGCTGCAGCGCACATATAA
- a CDS encoding helix-turn-helix domain-containing protein — MERSVNFGERLAEERRRQGLNQTDFAALGGVTVKTQVLYEKSERVPDANYLAAVARHGVDVLYVLTGEHVPSLLSAEEGVVLAGYRELDARGRAGVLALIGGLSAAGTDEQPVKAGKRSQVIVGGSNNVQLGALAAQVGSLEKAKKS; from the coding sequence ATGGAGCGTTCGGTAAATTTTGGTGAACGCCTGGCCGAAGAGCGTCGGCGCCAAGGGCTGAATCAAACCGACTTTGCGGCGCTGGGCGGAGTTACGGTGAAGACGCAGGTGCTCTACGAAAAGTCGGAGCGCGTGCCCGACGCCAACTATCTCGCCGCCGTGGCGCGCCACGGTGTCGACGTTCTCTATGTGCTCACAGGGGAGCATGTGCCGTCGCTGCTGTCAGCGGAGGAGGGCGTCGTCCTAGCCGGTTATCGAGAACTTGATGCGCGTGGGCGCGCAGGCGTGCTTGCGTTGATTGGTGGGCTTTCTGCCGCTGGGACGGATGAGCAGCCGGTGAAGGCCGGAAAGCGGTCTCAGGTAATTGTCGGTGGGTCTAACAATGTGCAGCTAGGGGCTCTGGCTGCCCAGGTCGGTTCGCTGGAAAAAGCAAAAAAGAGTTAG
- a CDS encoding ogr/Delta-like zinc finger family protein — translation MKHLCPHCGTRLHIRTSRAVSLTSRELYVRCPEEHCAYTGKAILSIISTIAPSINPNPLAYLPVGRTRVLPNGNGQLSLLPE, via the coding sequence ATGAAACACCTCTGCCCGCACTGCGGCACCCGCCTGCACATCCGCACGAGCCGCGCTGTTTCGCTCACCTCCCGTGAGCTCTATGTGCGCTGCCCTGAAGAGCACTGCGCTTATACCGGCAAGGCCATCTTGTCGATCATCAGCACCATCGCGCCCAGCATCAACCCCAACCCGCTGGCCTACCTGCCCGTTGGCCGCACGCGTGTGCTGCCCAACGGCAACGGCCAATTGAGCCTGCTGCCCGAATAG
- a CDS encoding CocE/NonD family hydrolase, which yields MPPPSARRPSPPHNKSIQEETPHADGQPACATRSHAHVALLCAALSLSIGGCGGDDGSTVANSTPADSNTTTQPPQPTQPAAANWTTLGTRAAPAQPGTSITSNAGAKWADYNPPALYAGFAKQATQYITMPDGTKLAAYVTLPADASGKAATGTFPTVLVQTSYNGGNAQYEASIGAALGAADPYIVQHGYATVVVDVRGTGQSQGTWDAFGADEQSDYGHVVDWVTQQSWSNGAIGLYGVSYLGITTVITAAQNHPAVKAAFPIVPIGDGYRDIVFTGGQTNLTFIPAWFGLVSVLSLTDPTLVTDPTIGLPAVLQHLVSAVTTFQLPTMLQALLGSTATAYDGAFWATRSPLENDGKIKVPTFVVGGLHDLFQRSEPLTYERIKTQAPAKLLIGPWTHLQAALGSGLPIDGVPPLNHIQLQWFDQYVKGMNVGADALPNVTQYVTGLGHYATATDWPHPQVQAQQLFLRGDKSLSTTAPAAKEASNKVAQQPLNGACSISLSQWTAGLTGFIPLPCQTDDTLAEAADVRFETPSMPADVYLNGPIEADVWISTTALDAGVSVRIDDVDAAGNVTPLTDGLQTASLRAVDASRSRTMNGLMIQPWHPFTPGSVQPLVPGQAVLVPVEVFPTSALIAKGHKLRVAVGASNLPQGVPPLPTLLNSLIGVLTIYSDAAHPSKVVLPVVPATAL from the coding sequence GTGCCGCCACCCTCGGCGCGCCGGCCATCCCCCCCACACAACAAAAGCATTCAAGAGGAGACACCCCATGCAGATGGGCAACCCGCGTGTGCGACACGGTCGCATGCTCATGTCGCGCTGCTGTGCGCGGCGCTTTCGCTTTCAATCGGGGGCTGCGGCGGCGATGACGGTTCGACTGTCGCCAACAGCACACCCGCCGATTCAAACACCACCACGCAGCCACCACAGCCGACACAGCCTGCCGCTGCCAACTGGACCACGCTTGGCACGCGCGCCGCGCCGGCGCAACCAGGAACGTCCATCACCAGCAACGCCGGCGCCAAGTGGGCCGACTACAACCCGCCCGCGCTCTACGCAGGCTTTGCGAAGCAAGCCACGCAGTACATCACGATGCCCGACGGCACAAAGCTGGCGGCATACGTGACGCTGCCCGCCGACGCATCCGGCAAAGCCGCGACCGGCACTTTCCCGACGGTGCTCGTGCAGACCTCGTACAACGGCGGGAACGCGCAATACGAAGCATCGATTGGCGCAGCGTTGGGTGCAGCGGATCCGTACATCGTTCAGCACGGCTACGCGACGGTAGTGGTGGATGTGCGCGGCACCGGCCAGTCGCAGGGCACGTGGGACGCCTTTGGCGCCGATGAGCAGAGCGACTACGGCCACGTGGTCGACTGGGTGACGCAGCAATCGTGGAGCAACGGCGCCATCGGCCTGTACGGCGTGTCGTACCTCGGCATCACGACGGTCATCACGGCGGCGCAGAACCATCCGGCAGTCAAGGCGGCCTTCCCCATCGTGCCGATTGGGGACGGCTACCGCGACATCGTCTTCACGGGCGGGCAGACCAATCTGACGTTCATCCCGGCGTGGTTCGGGCTGGTGTCGGTGCTCAGCCTGACCGATCCGACGCTCGTGACAGACCCGACAATCGGTCTGCCGGCCGTGCTGCAGCATCTGGTGTCTGCGGTCACGACGTTCCAGTTGCCCACCATGTTGCAAGCGCTGCTGGGCAGCACCGCCACGGCCTATGACGGCGCGTTCTGGGCGACGCGCTCGCCGCTGGAGAACGACGGCAAGATCAAGGTGCCGACCTTCGTGGTGGGCGGCCTGCACGATCTTTTCCAGCGCAGCGAGCCGCTCACGTACGAGCGCATCAAGACACAGGCGCCGGCCAAGCTGCTGATCGGGCCGTGGACGCATCTGCAGGCCGCGTTGGGCAGCGGTTTGCCCATCGATGGCGTTCCGCCGCTGAACCACATTCAGTTGCAATGGTTCGACCAGTACGTCAAAGGCATGAACGTGGGCGCAGATGCGCTTCCCAATGTCACGCAATACGTGACCGGCCTCGGCCACTACGCCACCGCCACGGACTGGCCGCATCCGCAGGTGCAGGCGCAGCAGCTCTTCCTGCGCGGCGACAAGAGCCTGTCGACCACCGCGCCGGCCGCCAAGGAAGCGTCGAACAAGGTCGCACAGCAGCCGCTGAATGGCGCGTGCTCCATCAGCCTGTCGCAATGGACGGCAGGCCTGACGGGCTTCATCCCTCTGCCATGCCAGACGGACGACACGCTTGCCGAAGCCGCCGACGTGAGGTTCGAAACGCCGTCCATGCCGGCCGATGTCTATCTCAACGGGCCGATCGAAGCCGATGTGTGGATCTCGACCACCGCGCTGGACGCCGGCGTCTCGGTCCGCATTGACGACGTGGACGCTGCCGGCAATGTCACGCCGCTCACCGATGGCCTTCAAACCGCCTCGCTGCGTGCGGTGGACGCGAGCCGATCGCGCACGATGAACGGCCTGATGATCCAGCCATGGCATCCGTTCACGCCCGGCTCCGTCCAGCCGCTCGTGCCGGGCCAGGCCGTCCTGGTGCCGGTTGAGGTGTTCCCGACCAGTGCTCTCATCGCCAAGGGCCACAAGCTGCGCGTAGCGGTGGGCGCAAGCAACCTGCCGCAGGGCGTGCCACCGCTGCCTACGCTGCTCAACTCGTTGATCGGCGTGCTGACGATCTATAGCGATGCTGCGCACCCGTCCAAGGTGGTTCTGCCAGTGGTGCCCGCCACCGCGCTGTAG
- a CDS encoding toprim domain-containing protein, which produces MNLDLSSAIASRLVHDYGFKERSNKLENGTCPSCGKRSLWAFADAPWVVRCNRLNNCAAEYHAKELYPDLFASWSDRYVKTAEAPHAAADAYMRDARGFDLARVAGWYTQESYYSHDLKIGSATVRFPLSEGRYWERIIDQPERFGDRKATFSGSYAGTWWQPPTLPAQPKELWLVEGIFDAIALMHHDVAAVATFSCSHYPTAALAALAEQCAAGGHRRPHLVFALDNDPAGRRYALKHIERARDDGWSASAALPKQAGKTKLDWNELHVRDRLSKRDLDEYRYLGDLFTAATPSDKARLMYRRTGDAKFPFEHRNRLYSFKLDLDAFQRESTTVREVHEDMAEDEVRDHALQRACIVQPIANCLPTALYYQASPQTDESWYYFRVAFPHDGQPIKATFTSAQIASSSEFKKRLLGVAPGAMYTGTGQQLDEYLEKQLAHIPTVQTIDFVGYTKEYGTYVYGDVAVKDGKLYQLNDEDFFDIGKLSIKTISQAATLSLSTDVQGMQTTWLPLLWQAFGAKGLAALAFWFGSLFAEQIRQEHKSYPFLELVGEPGAGKTTLIEFLWKLCGRRDYEGFDPSKSSLAARARNFAQVANLPVVLIEGDRGDEGAKQRGFDWDELKTAYNGRSTRARGMKNGGNETYEPPFRGAIVISQNAEVSASDAVLQRIVHIYCDRSAQTPATRAAAEALERIPVEDVSAFLLATVMAESKVLETFAARVGVHEQALMARPDIKTVRIAKNHAQIMAMIDSMRHVLPLTDEQHAAALDELGRMAAARQQAISADHKHVQQFWEVYDYIESADDDRPILNHARGGGLIAINLQHMEQVAGERRIELPPIADLKRVLKTSRQRKFVDIRAVNSAINAHFNREYITQPKRPETVKCWVFESPSSKQHSNTGTAA; this is translated from the coding sequence ATGAACCTCGACCTCTCCTCCGCCATTGCGTCGCGCCTGGTGCACGACTACGGCTTCAAGGAACGATCGAACAAGCTGGAGAACGGCACATGCCCCTCCTGCGGCAAACGCTCGCTGTGGGCCTTTGCAGACGCGCCCTGGGTCGTCCGCTGCAACCGGCTGAACAACTGCGCGGCCGAGTACCACGCCAAAGAGCTGTACCCCGATCTTTTCGCGTCCTGGAGCGACCGCTACGTCAAAACGGCCGAAGCGCCCCACGCTGCAGCCGATGCCTACATGCGCGACGCACGCGGCTTTGACCTGGCGCGCGTCGCCGGCTGGTACACGCAAGAGAGTTATTACAGCCACGATCTGAAGATCGGCAGCGCCACCGTCCGCTTCCCCTTGAGCGAAGGCCGGTATTGGGAACGCATCATCGACCAGCCCGAGCGCTTTGGCGACCGCAAAGCCACGTTCAGCGGCTCGTACGCGGGCACCTGGTGGCAGCCGCCCACCCTGCCGGCCCAGCCAAAGGAGCTGTGGCTGGTGGAAGGCATCTTTGATGCCATCGCCCTGATGCATCACGACGTGGCCGCCGTTGCCACGTTCTCCTGCTCGCACTACCCGACCGCCGCACTGGCGGCGCTGGCAGAGCAATGCGCCGCCGGCGGCCACCGGCGCCCGCACCTGGTGTTCGCGCTGGACAACGACCCTGCCGGCCGCCGCTATGCGCTCAAGCACATCGAGCGCGCCCGCGACGATGGCTGGTCAGCATCGGCCGCGCTGCCCAAGCAGGCCGGCAAGACGAAGCTCGACTGGAACGAGCTGCATGTGCGCGACCGGCTGTCCAAGCGGGACCTGGACGAATATCGCTACCTGGGCGACCTCTTCACCGCCGCCACGCCATCGGACAAGGCTCGTTTGATGTACCGCCGCACAGGTGATGCGAAGTTCCCATTCGAGCACCGCAACCGCTTGTACTCGTTCAAGCTCGACCTCGACGCCTTCCAGCGCGAAAGCACCACCGTGCGCGAGGTGCACGAAGACATGGCCGAAGACGAGGTGCGCGATCACGCCCTGCAACGCGCCTGCATCGTGCAGCCCATCGCCAACTGCTTGCCAACGGCGCTTTACTACCAGGCCAGCCCGCAGACGGATGAGTCCTGGTACTACTTCCGCGTCGCCTTCCCGCACGATGGCCAGCCCATCAAAGCGACCTTCACCAGCGCGCAAATCGCCAGCAGCAGCGAGTTCAAGAAGCGCCTGCTGGGCGTGGCACCCGGCGCCATGTACACCGGCACCGGCCAGCAGCTCGACGAGTACCTGGAGAAGCAGCTCGCCCACATTCCAACGGTGCAAACCATCGACTTTGTTGGCTACACCAAGGAATACGGCACCTATGTCTATGGCGATGTGGCCGTGAAAGACGGCAAGCTGTACCAGCTCAACGACGAAGACTTCTTCGACATCGGCAAGCTCTCCATCAAGACGATCAGCCAGGCCGCAACGCTGTCGCTGTCCACCGACGTGCAGGGCATGCAGACGACCTGGCTGCCGCTGCTGTGGCAGGCCTTCGGCGCAAAGGGCCTGGCCGCGCTGGCGTTCTGGTTCGGCAGCCTGTTCGCAGAACAGATCCGCCAGGAGCACAAGAGCTACCCCTTCCTGGAGCTGGTGGGCGAACCCGGCGCCGGCAAAACCACGCTCATTGAGTTTCTATGGAAGCTCTGCGGCCGGCGTGACTACGAAGGCTTCGACCCGAGCAAGTCATCGCTGGCAGCCCGGGCCCGGAACTTCGCCCAGGTGGCCAACCTACCCGTCGTGCTCATCGAGGGCGACCGCGGCGACGAAGGCGCCAAGCAACGAGGCTTCGATTGGGACGAGCTGAAGACCGCGTACAACGGCCGCAGCACCCGCGCACGCGGCATGAAGAACGGCGGCAACGAGACCTATGAGCCGCCATTCCGTGGCGCCATCGTCATCAGCCAAAACGCGGAAGTCAGCGCCAGCGACGCCGTGCTGCAGCGGATAGTCCACATCTACTGCGACCGCTCAGCACAGACGCCAGCCACGCGCGCTGCAGCCGAAGCGCTGGAGCGCATTCCCGTGGAGGATGTGTCGGCATTCCTGCTGGCCACCGTCATGGCCGAGTCGAAAGTGCTGGAAACCTTTGCCGCCCGGGTGGGCGTTCACGAGCAGGCCCTGATGGCCCGCCCCGACATCAAGACCGTGCGCATCGCCAAGAATCACGCGCAAATCATGGCCATGATCGACAGCATGCGCCACGTGCTGCCACTCACCGACGAGCAGCACGCCGCCGCCCTGGACGAGCTGGGCCGCATGGCCGCAGCGCGCCAACAGGCCATCAGCGCGGATCACAAGCACGTGCAGCAGTTCTGGGAGGTCTACGACTACATCGAGTCAGCCGACGACGACCGTCCGATCCTCAACCACGCACGCGGCGGCGGCCTCATCGCCATCAACCTGCAGCACATGGAACAGGTCGCCGGCGAGCGCCGCATCGAGCTGCCCCCGATCGCGGACCTCAAGCGCGTGCTCAAGACCTCGCGCCAGCGCAAGTTTGTCGACATCCGCGCTGTCAACAGCGCGATCAATGCGCACTTCAACCGTGAATACATCACGCAGCCCAAGCGGCCGGAGACGGTGAAGTGTTGGGTGTTTGAGTCCCCGTCTTCCAAGCAACACAGCAACACAGGAACCGCAGCATGA
- a CDS encoding DUF7696 family protein, producing MDRTIQDVEIAAAIDSDLLRRREQFAGQPSAWRVWSEAAHVATLNERARNAFIEHVANSRGADIALRLLLKAQSIRNQVTQTLQTSETPATLH from the coding sequence ATGGATCGCACCATTCAAGACGTCGAGATTGCCGCTGCCATTGATTCGGATCTGCTTCGCCGCCGGGAGCAGTTTGCCGGCCAGCCTTCCGCATGGCGCGTGTGGTCCGAGGCTGCGCACGTTGCCACATTGAATGAACGCGCACGCAACGCGTTTATCGAGCACGTGGCAAACAGCCGCGGTGCCGATATTGCCCTGCGCCTGCTGCTGAAAGCGCAGTCGATTCGCAATCAGGTTACGCAGACGCTGCAGACGAGCGAAACGCCAGCCACGCTGCATTGA
- a CDS encoding HEPN domain-containing protein — MSQKILEERGVFWWHDTPVPPNHFAPDSCVVGTLTIEEHGAAYLELDGYFATSEAGPMSVLSARGEEYPWEKGIQGKLKASGRNVLLLGLRSHGGRFSSNGISHEGFAASHCLVTDRSFPRADRALKFSTLDVELTGLEEWLRLGNIEVKRYRHRISAKHQLPKADVYQLDDGTLTMRYDIMGPIPGRFVHRMDKLELTESVSLQFKPNRARALLEMRDEYARLQELFILLTGTAFSLEWPRLKIGKTRYIYYYEGLDRSTTPPSWTDCWVTYPQVKSNFGSIVNTLRRKREQFGPGFYLYMGIRRGMKMYVEHRFVNLIWGLESLHRRKSKGKVKESKLDAKIQRILDQVSEGKDKEWLAGRLRHAGEPSLQERLVDVLSVLPLGLERKRLHAFCKSCADRRNDISHFGGQREDGEYGEFTVDLVRKSEALACLYHALLLHEIGVDAAFIKANVLDGAPNAYRSKFSLVQAGLLQPPASGGHQGG, encoded by the coding sequence ATGAGTCAAAAAATACTCGAAGAGCGGGGGGTGTTCTGGTGGCACGATACTCCGGTGCCGCCAAATCATTTTGCCCCGGACAGTTGCGTCGTCGGCACACTCACCATTGAAGAGCATGGCGCCGCTTACCTCGAATTGGATGGCTATTTCGCAACGAGCGAAGCTGGTCCCATGTCTGTCCTTTCTGCGAGGGGAGAGGAGTATCCCTGGGAGAAGGGTATTCAAGGAAAGCTCAAGGCGAGTGGCCGGAACGTTTTGCTACTCGGTCTGCGGTCGCATGGCGGGAGATTCAGCTCCAACGGTATCTCCCACGAGGGCTTTGCAGCCTCACATTGCCTGGTAACCGATCGGTCGTTTCCACGTGCAGATCGTGCGCTCAAATTCAGCACGCTTGACGTCGAACTGACTGGCCTTGAAGAGTGGTTGCGCCTTGGTAATATCGAAGTTAAGCGGTATAGGCATCGGATTTCCGCCAAACACCAGCTGCCAAAGGCGGACGTCTACCAGTTGGACGACGGTACCTTAACGATGCGCTACGACATCATGGGGCCCATACCTGGAAGGTTTGTGCATCGGATGGACAAACTCGAACTGACGGAGAGCGTCAGCCTTCAGTTCAAGCCCAATCGTGCTCGCGCTCTCCTAGAGATGCGAGACGAGTATGCGCGGCTGCAGGAGCTGTTCATCTTGCTTACCGGCACAGCGTTTTCGCTGGAGTGGCCTCGACTGAAGATTGGGAAGACAAGGTACATCTACTATTACGAAGGGTTGGATAGGTCGACCACACCGCCGAGTTGGACTGATTGTTGGGTAACTTACCCGCAGGTGAAGAGCAACTTTGGTTCCATCGTCAATACGCTGCGCCGAAAACGGGAGCAATTCGGGCCTGGTTTTTATCTCTACATGGGTATCCGACGCGGCATGAAGATGTATGTCGAGCACCGCTTCGTAAACTTGATATGGGGACTTGAATCTTTGCACCGTCGCAAGAGCAAAGGCAAGGTAAAGGAGTCCAAGTTGGATGCGAAGATCCAGCGGATTCTTGACCAAGTTAGCGAAGGCAAAGACAAAGAGTGGCTTGCTGGCAGGTTGCGGCATGCTGGCGAACCATCATTGCAGGAGCGCTTGGTCGACGTGCTTTCAGTGTTGCCCCTTGGCCTCGAACGTAAGCGGCTGCACGCATTTTGCAAGTCTTGCGCGGATCGCCGGAACGACATATCGCATTTTGGAGGCCAGCGGGAGGATGGCGAGTACGGGGAATTCACGGTCGATCTCGTCCGAAAGTCAGAGGCGCTAGCGTGTCTCTATCACGCGTTGCTGTTGCACGAGATCGGTGTGGACGCAGCCTTCATTAAGGCAAACGTGTTGGACGGAGCGCCAAATGCATATCGCTCAAAGTTTTCCCTCGTGCAGGCAGGGTTGCTGCAACCGCCAGCCTCCGGCGGGCACCAAGGTGGTTAG
- a CDS encoding zinc ribbon domain-containing protein: MAVGIAAVVSCMGGESKPGASEKTPEQLAAEEAACKADLQCWGDKNLIRATFACVPEVERQAKYSHKWIDGTLEPKFERFRWANKEHSVLTYLGDKVQFQNGFGAYQNVSYQCDYDPVAGKVLAVRTAAGRL, from the coding sequence TTGGCCGTCGGCATCGCCGCTGTAGTGAGTTGCATGGGTGGCGAATCCAAGCCAGGTGCATCTGAGAAAACGCCCGAACAGTTGGCAGCAGAGGAAGCAGCTTGCAAGGCGGACTTGCAATGCTGGGGTGACAAAAACCTGATACGCGCGACATTCGCCTGCGTACCGGAAGTCGAGCGCCAAGCCAAGTACAGCCACAAGTGGATTGATGGCACGCTTGAACCGAAGTTTGAACGATTCCGGTGGGCCAACAAGGAACACTCGGTACTGACTTACCTCGGCGACAAGGTGCAATTCCAAAACGGATTTGGCGCCTATCAGAATGTCAGTTACCAGTGCGACTATGACCCAGTAGCCGGCAAGGTGCTGGCGGTGCGTACTGCGGCGGGCCGCCTCTGA
- a CDS encoding OB-fold protein, with amino-acid sequence MKVVKWLFGLAFVAIIIGVLSDLTDPKPKAASAPATGKPVEAAAAAEPPLPVKAQELFGAYEDNEVAADQKYKDKSLLVTGTVQSIDKDFTDSIVVKLASGNPFMAVHAYLDDQHAAMAASLKKGAKVALVCVGDGRIVGSPMLKGCGPKG; translated from the coding sequence ATGAAAGTAGTGAAGTGGCTGTTTGGTCTTGCGTTTGTCGCCATCATCATCGGCGTACTGAGTGATCTGACTGATCCGAAACCGAAGGCAGCGAGCGCGCCTGCAACGGGTAAGCCGGTGGAGGCCGCAGCAGCGGCCGAGCCACCGTTGCCGGTCAAGGCGCAAGAGCTGTTCGGCGCGTATGAGGACAACGAGGTGGCCGCCGATCAGAAGTACAAGGACAAGAGCCTACTGGTGACCGGCACGGTGCAGAGCATCGACAAGGACTTCACCGACAGCATCGTGGTGAAGCTCGCCTCCGGCAACCCCTTCATGGCGGTGCATGCTTATCTGGATGACCAGCATGCGGCAATGGCGGCTTCGCTGAAGAAGGGGGCGAAGGTTGCTTTGGTGTGTGTGGGGGATGGCAGGATTGTGGGTAGCCCGATGTTGAAGGGGTGTGGGCCGAAGGGGTAA